A window of Sorex araneus isolate mSorAra2 chromosome 3, mSorAra2.pri, whole genome shotgun sequence genomic DNA:
TATCACTTCCACCAGTCTTcgtggaagggagagagagagagagagagagagagagagagagagagagagagagagatagacagacagagacagagacagagagacagagacagacagagacaaacagatagagagagagagagagagagagagagagagaaggagggagggaggggttagggagagagagaaaagagaatgggagaaaggaagagaaaagggaaagagacagagggagagcgagggagagaggaggtagagggagggagagagggagaggaggcggcagagggagagagagggagagagggagggaggtgggagggagagcagaATACAAaagaattcagggctggagcgatagcacaacaggtagggcatttgccttacatgcaacgacctgggttcaattcccagcatcccatggggtcccctgagcatcaccaggagtaattcctgagcacagagccaggagtaaccccagtgtattgccaggtgtgacctaaaaagcaaaaaaaaaaaaaaaaaaacaacaaaagaactcTTCCTTTTCCTGACTGAAGAAACATCGTGATCCTGCTTTTCTGCTTTACACCCAATCAGCACgagcgtacacacacacacacacacacacacacacacacacacacacacacacacaccttgtcaTTCCCCTCAGGCCCTCTGATCGCCACGGCCACGACCACAACCCTCTTGGTCCCAGGAGTACAGTGGGTGCAGCTCCTGCTCGGGCCAGTAGGTGGCATCACGTCAGAGGGAAAGCCAGGCCTGCCGCCCCGCTCCCGGGAAGGGGCCGCGCCTCCCCTAGCTGGCTgagccccggggccctgcgcTCTATTCACTCTGCTCTGGGGAGGTGGTCACCTGAGGGAAGGAGATGCCCCCTAGCCACGCGGAGAGGGAGAGGCCTTGAGTGCTCTAGAAGAGGCTCGAAGGAAGGACGAAGGTCAGAGGCCTTAGGCTCCAGGCCTCGTCTGGGGAGCAGCACCAATGACTGGACTCGGCTCACATGGAATTCCGGCTCCACCTCTCGGACTCCTCTGACAGTGCTCTTCACCATCCCAACACTGCAGTTGCTGTTCTTGTCTTGAGATTCAGAATCTACCTTAGTTTGAACACAGTCGCCCTACAAAAAGCCCTCATGCCGACTGCGAGGCAGGCTAGGAAGGGCGGCTGCATGGCAGAGGAGGCAGAGGTTCCTTTTGAGAGGGTGGTTAGCTTTCTTTCAGTGTCATACCCAGCAGAGCGTgggggctctgtgcttggggaccatgcagtgccaggactgaaccaggCTTGGTAAGAccagtaccttaacccctgtgctgtctacATCACCAGCACCCTGACTGGCCGCCGTGGGGGTGTGGCCCAGGGGGTGTGGGAAGCGTGAGCAGGAAAGGGCTCTGCCCGCCCTGCTTCAGCAACGTCCAGTACAgcagagggcggggggcggggggagatgtcCTTGTGCAGCATGTGGGAAGTCCTGAGCttactccctggcaccacatggccctgaAAAAGTAAAAGCagttttacttcactaaaaaaaaaaaaaacagatagtaTTAGGGTATTAGGCTATCTCTCCTGATCCCCAAGGTTGGGGTGGGATGTGTGGAACACTAGCAAAGCTCAGAGCATCTacatttcttctgaaaaaaactctttcttttctttctttctttctttctttctttctttctttctttctttctttctttctttctttctttctttctttctttctttctctttctttctttctttctttctttctttctttctttctttctttctttctctctctttctttctctctttcttcctttcttttcttccttccttccttccttttctttcttccttttcctttcttccttccttctttctttctctttcttcctccttccttccttctttcttcccttccttccttccttccttccttccttccttccttccttccttccttccttccttccttccttcctttcttccttccttccctccttccttccctccctccctccctcccttcttccctccctccctccctttttcctggtgccagggattgagcccaggcctcctcacatatgcagggcaaatgctctttCACTGAGCCACATGCCGGCCCTCCGAGAAGGCTGTATTAACCTGTTGGTAATTCTGAAACAGGAACCAGTTTGAGTGACATGACCGCCAGTCCATCTTTAGATGGACTGAATGAGGCCACTATGAAGAGAAATGCCTAGACCAGAGGCCGGGAGAAAACAGTGGGCAGGAGACTAAGACCTGCAGGTTTGTGTCTGACTAATACACATGTTGGTGACTAGACCCGTTTCCTTTGCTGTAGTGATTGGGAAAAAGTGCCAGAGCCACCCTCATCTGCAGGGAGGAGGCACCACATGCTTTGCTTGTGCTGTTCCCTGTTCCTGGTGCTCAGCAAGCACTTACTGGATGATGAGGCATCTGCTGCATCCGCCCCTGCTGCGGGCCCCACGTCGAGACTGAAGCTCGTTTTGGGGGGAGAGCAGAGCTGGCTATGCTCACAGTCCACtccagcagtgcctgggatcgGTCCCCAGGTTCCCACACGTACTCCTGCACTCTAGATCTTTgacccatctccctggcccttctaAGTCCATTATTTTCCAAACTTCTCAGGTGATCTAGAATTTTGGCATCATTATGAGGACACAGATTTAGAATCAGAAAGTATCCTGTCAGCATCTTAGAACTAGAAGTAGATTAAACATCCTCTGTCATGATATTGTTTCACTCATGAGGAAGGTACCAAAGCCCACAAACTATTCTGAGACCCTTTAGACCACTTGTCCACATGGGGACCACCCTAGGCTTAGCTGCTGGCCAACCTGGCCAGGCCTGCCTTCCTCAGGACCCCTGTCTTTCCTGGTTCTGGGTCTCAGTTAGCCCCTAGGGTGAAAGGAAAGGTTGAGAAGCCAGAGAGGTATGGTGGGGagagctgtttgccttgcacacagggtccatggttcgatccctgcacccctgagtccagagccagaagtaaacccttgagcactgctgtgtgtggccaaacaaacacacaaaaaagagtttgaggcctggagtgatagtacagcaggcaaggcacttgccctgcaccctACACGTGGCCAActggtccatccctggcatcccatctggttccccagcactgccaggagtgattcctgagtgcagagccaggagtaaccctgaacatctctgagtgCGGCCCCCAATCTGGCTCCGAGAGGTGATGAGTGGGCGAAACTCCTCTTCTGGTTCGACTCTGGCCCCTAGAGGTGATGAGTGGGCTCCTCCTGAGAACTCCCCTTCTCAGGAGAGGGCCGACCTGGGTACCAGAGGAGCTAAGCCCGCCCAAGGGGTCTATGGTATGCAAATGAGGCTTTTGCGCTGCTCCTCCTGGTTGGACGAAGGGGTGCTGATGTCACAGTGGGCGGGCTTTGTGCACTCCAAGGGACTACCTCTGgtccaagaaataatttttttaaaaggtggggggtgggaaaaaGCAACGTGACCTGCTGGCGTCCAGCTTCCCCGCCGCGGAGCCGATGGAGCCCTGCTATCCCGCCAGCTCCATCCTCATGAAGGTGAACACCCTCCAGGGGAAGAAGATGGTGGAGAGCGGCCTGCAGTCCGGGGACTTCTCCATCCCCGCGCCGTGGCCTGGCTGCCCGCCGCTGCCCGCGGGCCTGGAGGTGCTGCCGCAGAAGGTGGCGGGCGTGCAGCGGGAGCTGGCGGACTTCAAGAAGGAGGCGCTGGCGGCCATCCGCGGCCTGGAGGAGGCCCTCTGCCAGATGAGCGGGGCCCTGGCGCAGCAGCGGGAGCAGGCGGCGCGCGTCAAGCAGCGGCTGCGGGAGGAGGAGGACCGCGGCGTGGTGCGCAACAAGGTGCTCACCTTCCTGCTGCCGCGCGAGAAGCAGCTGCGGGAGCACTGCCAGCGGCTGGAGTGCGCGCTGCTGGCCAGGGGCTGCGCGCCCGCCTCGCCCCGGAGCGGCCAGGCCCACTGAGGCCGCCTCTGCGacggtccccccacccccactcctccaGGCCCAGCCGCCGGTGGATTTAATTTTCGCGCCAGGACAAGTCCTAACTAAGTCCCTCTCCGTTCGCTCCCCTGTCCCTCCTTCTCCCGCGTCAATAACAGCTTACCGAGAGGCGGCAAGACCCCCAGTCTAAGTTCCTAAAGAAGGGTGCTGGGGTGGGTCAGACCCCCGCTGCCTGCCGTCTGTTCTGGGAACCGTGTccttgtggggggagggtgacaGTTGTCCCCACGTGCGGCATGATTTTGTTTTCGCCTTAAACGGATTTGTGTTGTTGAAGGGACTTCACTTTTCCTTGAACGACTTCAGACTCTCGAGGTTTGCTGCCTCGGTTTACCCAGCACGCGCCAGCCCGTCCCTGTGCCAGGCGTCGTGGGGTCTGGTCGGCTCTGCATCTGCTCAGGCCTCTCAAGGGCACGTCTTAGTCCTCCCCTGCCGTGGTTGCCCCCTTCTGCCTTTAGTCTCCCAGCCAGTGGAGACCCCCAGGTTCTTAGAGGTCTGCTGGGGGGAGCAGCCCCATGAGCGCACGGCACCCACCTAGAGAGACACATAGGAGGTGGGCAAcaccctgtgtgtggggggggcggggtcactCAGGGCTCCACACACAAACCCAATAGCTGGgtttctgccactgagctacaaccctcgccaccccctccccccctttttttaattagttttggtgatgctcagggcttactcctggctctgcactcaggaattactcctggcagtgctcaggggaccatatgggatgctgggaatcgaacccaggttggccgcatgcaaggcaaacgccctacctgctgtgctaccgctccagccccccattggtGACTCTAGGGAGCCTCAGTGTCCTTGTGCTCATTTTTATTGCCCATGAGCCtttccgccccaccccaccccctctattcctgctcctcctccctctctgcagacgggagggtcctgggggccaAGAGGCCTGACCCACAGCCTCGGCCCACCCTCCGCTGTTCCAGTTCAACTCAGATGCGTCAGCCCTTCACACCCACCGCACACAAGACTGCCTCTTCCGAGCTGACCTTTGCGGGAGAACTCTCTGACTTGCTGTGACTTGAAATCTCCACCCCTCCGCCTTCGACCCTGAAGGCGACAGTCCTCCTTAATTGGGCGGCTTCTCTTCCTTTGGAAGGCTTTGCTGAAGTGGCGACAGAGCCAGTAATGCTAGCAAGGCTGTTA
This region includes:
- the CCDC182 gene encoding coiled-coil domain-containing protein 182, which translates into the protein MEPCYPASSILMKVNTLQGKKMVESGLQSGDFSIPAPWPGCPPLPAGLEVLPQKVAGVQRELADFKKEALAAIRGLEEALCQMSGALAQQREQAARVKQRLREEEDRGVVRNKVLTFLLPREKQLREHCQRLECALLARGCAPASPRSGQAH